One part of the Schistocerca piceifrons isolate TAMUIC-IGC-003096 chromosome 2, iqSchPice1.1, whole genome shotgun sequence genome encodes these proteins:
- the LOC124775472 gene encoding protein FAM200A-like, whose protein sequence is MKECILEVASAFFEEKKDDVAAIRGIPMSARSNTRRMEILATDIKSTLLELLEKAPCYAIALDESCDIVDDEKISIFVRFFDIENKIFREELLAILPLKVSLSTGGTPSMTGKEKGVVKKIRDQNPGLISYQCIIHQTALYGKLSATLKK, encoded by the exons atgaaaGAATGTATATTGGAAGTTGCCTCggcattttttgaagaaaaaaaggaTGATGTCGCTGCAATTCGTGGTATTCCAATGTCGGCAAGAAGTAATACAAGAAGAATGGAAATTTTAGCTACTGATATTAAAAGCACTCTGCTTGAACTTTTGGAAAAGGCACCATGctatgccattgcacttgacgaATCATGTGATATTGTTGATGATGAGAAAATATCTATTTTTGTGAGATTTTTCGACATTGAAAATAAGATATTCAGGGAAGAATTGCTTGCAATATTGCCTTTGAAAG TGTCACTTTCAACTGGCGGCACCCCATCAATGACTGGCAAAGAAAAAGGTGTAGTAAAGAAAATCAGGGATCAGAATCCAGGCCTAATATCATATCAGTGTATAATTCATCAGACTGCCCTTTATGGAAAACTCAGTGCCACACTGAAGAAGTAA